In the Drosophila willistoni isolate 14030-0811.24 chromosome 3R, UCI_dwil_1.1, whole genome shotgun sequence genome, TAAGCCATTTATTGAAGAGCACTTGAGTTCTATCGTAGGCAAGTGTTCCATTTCTTAAATCAGTTTCTAAATGTCAACCTCTTTCACATACTCTATGGGTTATGGCTATGGTATTATTATGTATTTAATACTAagcatatatttatatattttcttcaaACACAATAGTACATAATATATGTTTTATAGAGCAATATTGCCATTTATGTTTTTTGGATTGACTGCATATTATGTTTTATTCGgaaaatttatacatatatatattcataattAATTACAGTAAATAATTTTGTCAGTGGTGTGGAGAAATAATTGGTTCAGAAATATAGcaacatatttatttaacgTAAACGAATTAATTAGAAATTCCTTTGAGCCCATTCTCTTTGTGTGTATAACGAACTGTGTATGTGACTATAGTTAATACCGATCTACTAGTGTGCCTCAAAGTATTTTCGCAAAAATCTATTTTACAAGCTGAATCTGGCTCTATAGTCGGTGTAATGGTCAGGAGAAGGGGCTTGCTTCTATTTGCTCGAACTAGCAGCGGCTGCTTcctcctttttcttttgtttttcacgCATTAATTCGGCATCTCTGAAAGTTATGAAATCCATATATTAATATAGGAGAAGTTTTACATTTAACGAAAATCTTACCGGGCTTTGCGTTGCTCCACAGTTAGATTATCAGTTCGCTTTCCCTTGGTCTGATCGGCCAGTTTCTTCTGATTTTTTGCCCGAGCCAAGTCCCTTTGATTGCCAcctgcaaaaataaaaatcaaaaattaatacaaaCGAAGACAAAGAAAGGTGTCGTTTGATTGCGATTAGTACAAAGGCCCAATGGCGCGTGGTCTGAGAGGTTAGAATTTACAGCGTGCCGCCGCCCCAGCAGGTCCCCAGCATCGATTTTGCCTGCATTTACAATTTAGTCACAGGGCACAGTAAGGCTCGCCTACGCCCATGCTAATATGTGGCTGTGAGATAATCTCTAACTAATGGACTAATGACGCCATTCATTTGTATTTTAATGATGTGGACAGAAGAGACCTTTAAAACCTgccaccagcagcaacagcaatattCACCAGGCTTGCCTACTTACGTGTCatgtttttaatatatttgttaacTTCTGGACAGGTTGCTACTGCTTGATAAACGCGATAGTGACGCTTTTGTTTAAGGTACTCTGCAAATTTGGTTATTTGTGTGATCTATTTCTTTGGGCTTCAAATTGATTTTGCCACCCTTAAGGTACCTAGGAGTAATTTCGCTGCAACGCGTATGATGCAATGTAATAATGGAAAATCAGCGTTAGAATTGTTTCACTGGAGGTTTCACAGTgtattgttattgtttatccggactttgtgtttttttataaCGAAATTTTCAGCccatttgtatgttttgttatatatatatatatataaactagaGCTGTAAAACTATCAATGGcactatcgatatatcgaattttcatatttttgcgTCGCTATCGATGGTTATTGTTCACTATCGATAGTGGCATTACCATACATTGCGCATTACTTGTTTTGGCGCAACTTTGCAGGTCGGCAGCAAATTTTGGTAAGaaatacatttatatgtaaaaggtaattaaatattaaaataagtGTTTATTTGTAGGTAAATTTTCGTTGGTGTTGGTGGCGGAAGGATGGACAAATTTCTCTTGAAAAACTCACAGGGTAAGTTCCATTTACTGCTCAGCAACGCAAGTAACTAATTTACATATgttatgtatgcatgtgctttGTTAAGATGGACAAGACAGCAGCATTGAGGCAATTGAGGAGGACAACCAGCTAGCAAAAAGGCAGCGAGTCGGAAGATCATCGGTGTGGGGCCATTTCGAAAAAATTAACAACGGTATGTCGGCAAAGTGTCGCTCTTGCGGCAAAATGTATAAGACGAGCGGAAATACCTCAAATTTATTTGACCACCTGAAGCGTGCGCATCCCGGTCAGCGTGTTAACGATGTGCCAATCACTTCTGGTAAAATAGATACATATTTAAACACAATATATGAATCTACGTCAAAGCGCAAACAAGAGCTTGATTTAGGACTCATAAAGATTGTAGCTCAAGGCATGCAACCTTTTTCTATAGTTGAGGATCCTGAGTTTCGCGACTTTATCAAACTATTCGACCCACGATACAAACTACCGTCGCGGATTACCCTCTCTAATGTCATGATGACAAATTTATTTGATGAGCAGAAAcctaaattaaaaaatttgctcaGCAAAATAAATCACTGTGCCATCACAACTGATATGTGGACGTCCCTGGCAAATGAATCTTATATGACAGTCACATGCTCGTTTATTACAGATAGTTACTGTCTTCGCTCTGCTGTTTTATCAACAAATCAAATTATCAAATTGGTTGTGCAAGATTGCCTTAAGCTGGATTCCACAAAAGAAGCACGATTGCTTACAAGAAATTTAAAGATTCTCAATTGACGGAAACTAAATATAGTCTAATACAGGAAGTTGCCACCAGATGGAACAGTGCATTCCTAATGATTGAAAGACTCTTAAAAACACATGAAGCAATCAATATATAAAGCGCCACAGCCTCTCACAGCTGACGAAATCAACATATTAAAAGACTTGTCACAAATACTTTCTCTCTTTGACATTGCTTCCAAAGAAGTGTCATCGAATTCTAT is a window encoding:
- the LOC6650758 gene encoding putative SERF-like protein; this translates as MTRGNQRDLARAKNQKKLADQTKGKRTDNLTVEQRKARDAELMREKQKKKEEAAAASSSK